ATACATCTGTCAGGTCTTGGATTATCTGTCAGTAATTTTATTTTTCTTATTATACTCTTTATATCCTTATCAGGAATAGAATTAAGTTCCTTTACTGCTGACCTTTTAAATTCGATTTTATATTTTCCCATTATTTTTCAGATCCCTTAGAACAGATTCAAATGTTACAGTCGGCTCCTTTTCCCTCTCTGCAAATGCTCTGATATCTTCCTCATCTTCAGCCAATTCATATCTTATTGCCATATCAATAAGCTCTGATAAGGATTTATTAGAGTATGCTGATTTTATTTTCAAAACCCGATGAATATCAGGATCAAAATAAATCGTAGCTCTTTTCTTTAATGCACCCAAAATTTTCCTCCCTTTCTCTGCAATA
This window of the bacterium genome carries:
- a CDS encoding type II toxin-antitoxin system RelE/ParE family toxin, giving the protein MGKYKIEFKRSAVKELNSIPDKDIKSIIRKIKLLTDNPRPDRCIKLTGKEQYRIRHGNYRILYSIEDDKLIVFVVKIGHRKGVYK
- a CDS encoding CopG family transcriptional regulator; translated protein: MGALKKRATIYFDPDIHRVLKIKSAYSNKSLSELIDMAIRYELAEDEEDIRAFAEREKEPTVTFESVLRDLKNNGKI